GGTGAGCTCGACAACGACCTGACCCGCCAGCACGCCGAGGAGCCGCAGGGCCAGCGGATCCTGGTGCACGGCCGCCTGCTGGACGGCGACGGGCGCGGCATCCCGGACTCGCTCATCGAGATCTGGCAGGCCAACGCGGGCGGCCGCTACCGGCACATCGGCGACAACTGGCCGGCCCCGCTGGACCCGAACTTCGACGGCGTCGGCCGCACCGTCACCGACGCCGACGGCCGGTACGAGTTCACCACCATCAAGCCGGGTGCCTACCCGTGGAAGAACCACGACAACGCCTGGCGGCCCGCGCACATCCACTTCTCGGTGTTCGGCCAGGCGTTCACGCAGCGCCTGGTGACGCAGATGTACTTCCCGGACGACCCGCTGTTCTTCCAGGACCCCATCTTCAACTCGATCCCGGACGAGAAGGCGCGGCAGCGGATGATCTCCCGCTTCGACTACCGCCGCACCACCGACCACTGGGCGCTGGCCTTCGAGTTCGACATCGTGGTCCGCGGGCGTGAGCAGTCCGTCTTCGAGAACGAGGAAGAGGAAGAATGACGACCCCGTCGCAGACCGTCGGCCCCTACCTCGCGATCGGCCTGCCCTGGGCGGACGGCCCCACCGTGGTGCCCGAGGGCACCCCGGGCGCGGTGTGGATCCGGGGCACCGTCACCGACGGCGCGGGCAACCCGATCCCGGACGCGATGATCGAGACCTGGCAGGCTGATCCGCAGGGCCGCTTCGACCACCCGGACGACCCGCGTGGCCGGGTGCCCGGGTTCCGCGGCTTCGGCCGGTGCCCGACCGAACCGGACGGCAGCTACGCGATCCTGACCCTGGTGCCGGGCGCGATCCCGGGCGAGAGCGGGTCGATGCAGGCGCCGCACATCGACGTGTCGGTGTTCGCGCGCGGACTGCTCAACCGGGTCGTCACCCGCATCTACTTCCCGGACCACGCCGAGGCCAACGCCGCCGACCCGGTGCTGAACGCGGTTCCCGCGGAGCGGCGCGGCACGCTGATCGCGGAACGGACCGCGGACGGGTACCGCTTCGACGTGCGGTTGCAGGGCGCGGCTGAGACAGTGTTCTTCGATGTCTGA
The sequence above is a segment of the Amycolatopsis viridis genome. Coding sequences within it:
- the pcaH gene encoding protocatechuate 3,4-dioxygenase subunit beta; amino-acid sequence: MAAPTGNKLILPRYRRDPEGTHPPLDSPGYRSTALRHPKQPLVLLPQMLTEITGPLLGPGRIGELDNDLTRQHAEEPQGQRILVHGRLLDGDGRGIPDSLIEIWQANAGGRYRHIGDNWPAPLDPNFDGVGRTVTDADGRYEFTTIKPGAYPWKNHDNAWRPAHIHFSVFGQAFTQRLVTQMYFPDDPLFFQDPIFNSIPDEKARQRMISRFDYRRTTDHWALAFEFDIVVRGREQSVFENEEEEE
- the pcaG gene encoding protocatechuate 3,4-dioxygenase subunit alpha, yielding MTTPSQTVGPYLAIGLPWADGPTVVPEGTPGAVWIRGTVTDGAGNPIPDAMIETWQADPQGRFDHPDDPRGRVPGFRGFGRCPTEPDGSYAILTLVPGAIPGESGSMQAPHIDVSVFARGLLNRVVTRIYFPDHAEANAADPVLNAVPAERRGTLIAERTADGYRFDVRLQGAAETVFFDV